The Brassica oleracea var. oleracea cultivar TO1000 chromosome C6, BOL, whole genome shotgun sequence genomic interval TTTTTAATGTATGATTTAGGGTTTAAGATTTTCCAACGGTTTAGAGTTTATCCAAAGTTTAAGGTTTAACGTTTAGGGTTTAGGGTTTAGGGTATAGGGTTTAGTATTTTGCTGAAGATTTAACAATATTAATTAATTTATTTTTTGTAACTATTTTTATGTATTTTTATTATTTTATTTTAAAAAAATAATCTAATTTGGATATTCAATTTTTTTTTTTTTTTAAAGATATCAAATATCAAATACTCAAACACTATTGGTTGGTAAATCTAGGGGTGAACCAAGAATTTCTCTTTTTTTGCTATCATCATTCTTACTTCAGTAATTAACAAACTATATAAGGCGTGACAAATTGAGAAAAGAATATATTTATATATAGATGGAAATTATGAAAATACAGTTTGTTAATTTTGTTATTCCCTTCTAAGTTATGCTCTAGACAGTAGACACCACACTAATTTTATAACGTATCTTAGGAAAAAGAAATCCCCCCAAAAATGCCAATATTTTCTAAAAAAATGCAAATATCTATAGTCGACCTTATTTTCTCTGATTTAATTTAGCTATATCAGTAATTAAAAAAATTAAAAATAAATAAAAAATAAAAATCGTGAGATGACGACGAAATTGACTGACCTTGCTTGGAATCCTCCGACGATAAAACGGCGACGTTTCAGGAATACCATCGTCAACGTAAGAAAGGTTACTAGTATGAACGTAAACAGAGAAAAGGCCTTGATGGCCATTGAAAAATCTCTCCCACAGTTTAGCCAAAGGAAGCTTCCCTCTCGTCAAGAACATAAACGCCACTTTCTTCTTCACCGTCGACGGTCTTTCTTGAACCTCCAACGCACGCCACATGAGTTCTTCCTCCTCCGTCATGATATGATGCTTCACCTTCTCAAACTCCACCGGAGAATGACCTTTTTGCCCTTCAGGAACAACCGTTTCGTTAGCTATAACTAAATTTTCCGGCTGCGGCTGAAGCTGTGGAGAGAGGGAAGGAGAAGATAGACGAAAGAGTTGGGGGCTGAAAGAAACGTTTCTCATGTGGAAGTTGAGTAGGAAGCCGAGACCGAACCCGAAACCAATAAGAAACGAATATAAGACGAGGTGATGGAAGAATCTGCGTGATTTGAACATCATTGAGATGAAGATTTGGTGAAGATGATGACGAGTCTCTTGTTGAAGAGAGTCTTCTTGTGTTTCTTGGCTCTTCGTCTTCATTATTATTTTTGATGTATGTTGGTCTAAATAACGTTATATATAGTGAAGAAGAATCTCTAAAATGACTTTTCGTAATTGGTTTCTTTCTGACGTATCTTTTTAATCTCACGGGCTTGGGACTTGCTGGAAACATTGAATTGTCTATACAGGGTTTTAGGGGGTTGGGTTAATTTGATTGGTACACGAGTTGGGTTTTATGTAGACACGTTAACTTTGACTATGACAATAAAGCTGAAGTAATGCTTGGGTTAAGGACTAGTAGCGTCACCTATCTGTTATATATAATACAGTGTCTTAAAAAAAAAAACTTTTATATTACGTTCTTTGAAGTTTTAACAAATAGATAGAAAAATGAATTACATTTGTTTTGTAATATCAGCTCGTTACAAACAGAGGAATGTGTTTGGATGAACAAGTTCTTGAGTTTCTAGCAAGTCCTTTCTTCTAAAATCTAGACGAGAATATAAACTTAACATTATATCAAGACGATTCAATACTTAACGCGTTTAACATCTCAAGTCTCTACCATGAACTGATGATGGTACAATATCTTCAGTAGAATGAGATGCTATAAACAAGTTTCCGCCTATGTTGTTTTTCAGTGATTGCAATCGTTCCTCAGCCAATGAATACATCATGACATATTACGACTTGATAGATTAAAAACATGACATATTACGACTCCACAAGCCTACAAGACTCATACAACTCAAAGAATAAAAACAAAAGCATCTTTTGGAATCTAATAAAGAATTAGAGACTTGAGAGAATAGGATACAGCTCGGGATCCTTGCGCCTGAGTTCATCGAACATGTGCTTGTAAGGAGTTCCGAAACCGTAGACGTTTGGCTCTCTGGCAGACGGTCCAGGTAGTTTAACATGAGACCCTGTCCCGTACGAAGCTACGTCGAGTCCTTGCCTATTCAGGAGAACGTGAGCTTCCATGCTCCGCTTCTGATTCGATGAACACACCATGGCGTATCGGAACCTCATGGCGAAGCCACCGCGACGAACAAATCTCTCGGCGACTGTAGTGTTAGCGGGTTTTTACGTGTTCTTGGTTTCAGAGAATATGTGACTTAATTGGGTCGGGCCTGGGTCGGGCTTTTGAAAAAGATTTAATTTTTATTTTCTTTTTGGTTAAAAATCTTTTAAAAAAAAGAATTTGGGTCTGAATTTTTTGGGTCTAATCCGTGTTAATTCAAGGATTTTATAGTTGATCAAAAAAAAATACAGTATAGTTTTTCTTTTATTTACACACATCACAATAATTCGATGTGGTCCAACAGGAAAATTTCCCTTTTTCTTTTATAAAAGCATTTCCAATAACAGAGATATTCACTTGAGTATTTTAATAATAAAATACAAAGAATTTAATATTATTTATATATTTACTTTTTTTTATAAAAAAAAAATTAACCTTTGATCAGATTTTTTTTAACCATTCAGAAAATAATGTGTCTCGTTACAGTTTTTTTCTTTTCGTAACAAAAAACATTTCTAACATTTTCCTTAATTTATCCTATTTTTAACTTTATTATTTTAATTGCTTGAATATATTTTATAAGAGACCGCCGATGAGGTGACCACAAGCCAAGAGGAAAATTCTTACGAGAAAGATGTTTGCGTTTTTCCTTTCTGAGACTGGTATCTTCCAATCCCTGTTCTAAAAATCGGCCGCCTGGCGGCCGCCCAGGCGCTACGCGTCACTATTCCGCCCCGATTTATGTCAAATCGGTTTAAAAAATCGGATATCCAATTTTTTTCCGCCTAGACCGCCTAAATGACCGCCTAGCCGCCTAATCTATTTTTTATTTTTATTTTTATTTTATTTTTATTTTTTTTTATTTTATTTTTAATAATATTTTTATTTTTTATTTGATCTAAAATTTTATAAATATCATTTATATTCATAATTTTGATGAAAAATACACTATATTAAGTTTATATATTCTATCTGTGTGTTTTATATAATCTTAAACATGAAAATGTATTAATGTTACATACAATTAAAGATTAACATGTTTTATAACACAGTAAACCATCTAAAAATTCTGCCCCGCATAATTTCCGATTAATCCCCGAGTTTCTCTTTAGGCGCTAGGCCCAACCCGACCGCCCGACTAGCGCCTAGCACGTTCAAGAACAGAGCTTCCAATCAATGAGGTCCCTTGCATTGACTTGACTTTTGGATTACTTGTTAGCTTTGACCACTTGACTTTGCCTTTACATTCAGCTGTTAGAATTCAAATAATCTTTTCATATGAGTAGACTCTTTCGTTGCCTAATTGCTAAGTAGGCGTTATTAGTTGTTGTATTTTAATGGATTTGAAAATTTGAACTAAATCTAGTGTTATTGGTTCTATAATTTTCAAATCTGTATTAAAATCATGTGTTATTGATTTAATGATTCATAAGTTCTGTATCAAATCAAGTGTTATTCAATCGTACGAATTTACTAATATATTTGATTTTATAATGGATTTGAATTGATTTGTTTGGATTTTTTAGTTAAAAATACAAAGACTCAAATCCGAGGAAAAACTTCCAGATTTACATATTTTACTTGGATTTATAAATACTATATGGATTTCTAAATCAATCAAAATATATAAACCAATAACACCTAATTTCCTTTTTTTCATACATTTTTTTCTCTTAAGCTGTTTATAATCAACACTTTAAATAGCAGAGTTTTCTTTTGGTCAAAAGCAAAAATGCTTTCAACAAATATGAAAACGGAAACTTAATATAACGCGTATTTAGTAGTTATGTGTCCCATACTGAGTAAACGATATTGACCCGGCCAACGACTTGTTTACGCTGGCATTAATACGACTTTGTACCAGTCACTCCTCTATACACCAAACAACTTGGTTTTGAGATAATATCTAATCCAACCAAGCCACACACAACCTCCCTGATCATCTTCACTACACGAACCAACAGAGATGGTTCGCCGTCTTTGCGGTGGCTTCATGGCGTTACTGAAGATGTGTGGTGGTCATAACGCTTCTGAGGGAGATTTATCAGCCGAAGACGGTGGTGAAGACCGTGGCATCTTCTATGATCTCCAAGAGCTTGAAATAGCGACTGACTCGTTCTCCGAGAAGAACCGACTCGGACATGGAGGGTTTGGTCCTGTCTACAAGGTAACTTATAAGACAATTATGTTTTTGTCTCTTCTTTAGAAGTTATGTTTCTTTGATACGAAGACATTGTAATGAATAGGGATTGATGCCAAGTGGTGAAGAAATAGCTGTGAAGAAGCTGTCGTTGAATTCGAGACAAGGGTCGAGAGAATTCATGAACGAGGTTAAGCTCTTACTTAGGATTCAACATAAGAACTTGGTTTCGTTGCTTGGTTGTTGCTTCCACGGTCCAGAAAAGATGCTGGTTTACGAGTATCTCCCTAACCGGAGTCTTGACTATTTTCTCTTTGGTACATCTCTTAATTTTCAATATTCTTCTTATGAAATGTCCGGACAAACCAATATCAAGCCGTACTAAATCATTGGTTCTGTTCTGTTTGATTCATTCAGTTCAATCCGGTTTGGTTTAATCTTTAATTTCTCTGTAATTATCAGATAAAACCAATCCCGGTTTACTTGCCTGGTCCAACCGATGGCAAATAATTATAGGCGTGGCAAGAGGACTGTTATATCTACATGAAGAAGCTCCGGTTAGAATAATCCACAGAGATATAAAAGCCAGCAACATTCTTCTAGACAATGACTTGAACCCGAAAATCTCTGATTTTGGTTTAGCCCGGTTATTCCCAGGAGATGGCACTCATACTAATACCTTTAGAATCTCGGGTACCTAGTGAGTACACCACAATCTCTAATACCTGAAACAAATGTGAATGTTGTTGTATGTATGCATCATTATTCATTAAGCGAGCTAATGTGAGTGGTCATGTGCAGTGGTTACATGGCTCCTGAATATGCCTTG includes:
- the LOC106298344 gene encoding putative receptor-like protein kinase At4g00960; amino-acid sequence: MVRRLCGGFMALLKMCGGHNASEGDLSAEDGGEDRGIFYDLQELEIATDSFSEKNRLGHGGFGPVYKGLMPSGEEIAVKKLSLNSRQGSREFMNEVKLLLRIQHKNLVSLLGCCFHGPEKMLVYEYLPNRSLDYFLFDKTNPGLLAWSNRWQIIIGVARGLLYLHEEAPVRIIHRDIKASNILLDNDLNPKISDFGLARLFPGDGTHTNTFRISGTYGYMAPEYALHGLLSVRSDVFSFGVLVLEIASGRKNHNPRLGPEMADLLSYTWKMYQEGKILELVDQSLAGAYNRDEAATCFIIGLLCCQQITSNRPDMNTVHQMLSSDSFDMPKPGRPGLQGRRGGGNASTGTGSKSFGLTGSEPSSFKSRSGGRASGPNSVVEEHSRTSISMSSFAEGR